The Pseudomonas sp. MM223 genome segment CTTCATCCACGACGTCAAGAAGGTACTGGCCCGCCTGCCAGCCAAACGCCAGAACCTGCTGTTCTCGGCCACCTTCTCCAAGGACATCACCGACCTCGCCGACAAGCTCCTGCACAACCCGGAGCGTATCGAGGTCACGCCGCCGAACACTACTGTCGAGCGTATCGAGCAGCGCGTCTACCGCCTGCCTGCCAGCCACAAGCGTGCGCTGCTGGCACACCTGATCACCCTGGGTGCCTGGGAGCAGGTACTGGTGTTTACCCGTACCAAGCACGGCGCCAACCGCCTGGCCGAGTACCTGGAAAAGCAAGGCCTGACCGCCGCAGCGATTCACGGCAACAAGAGCCAGAACGCCCGCACCAAGGCCCTGGCCGACTTCAAGGCCAACAGCGTGCGCGTACTGGTCGCCACCGACATCGCCGCACGCGGCCTGGACATCGACCAGTTGCCCCACGTGGTCAACTTCGAGCTGCCGAATGTCGAGGAAGATTACGTGCACCGTATCGGCCGTACTGGCCGCGCCGGCCGTTCGGGCGAGGCTATTTCGCTGGTCGCACCGGATGAAGAGAAGCTGCTCAAGAGCATTGAGCGGGTAACCCGTCAGAAGATCGCGGACGGCGACCTGATGGGCTTTGATGCCAGCCAGGTAGAAGCCGAGAAACCCGAAGTACGCGAGCGCCCGCAAAACAACGGCCGTGGTGGTCGTAACCAGCAGGCCCGCGGCGAAGGCGGTAAAGACACCAACGGCGGCCGCAAGGACAAAGGCAAAGATAAAGGCAAGGCCAAGCCACAGGCTGCCGACAAGCCGGCCGACAAGGAAAAGAGCGGCGACAGGCAGCAGCAGCCGCGTAAACCGCGTGACAAGAAACCGCGCCAGCCACAGCAGCAGGCCAGCAGCAACAGCGCGCCTCAGGCACAAGGTAACCGCGACCCGGAAGAGTTCCTGGACGACGACATCGACAACTTTGGTAACCGCGCCGACTACGTCAGCCCGTACCAAGGCAAGAACCAGGGCCGCAATCGCCGCCCAGGTGGTGGTGCTGGTCAAGCTCAGGGTACCGGCCAACGCAGCAACACTGGGGGCCAGGGCCAAGCTCGCAATGGCGGCCAGCAACGCAATGGTGGCAGTGCCGGCGGCGAAAAACGCCCGCCTCGCGCCAACAACGGTGGCGGTGCCCGTCGTGAGGGTGGCGGTGGCCGTGGTCGCCCGGCCCGTGACGATGCTGCCCGGCAAGAGCCGGCCGTGCGCAACCCGCGTCAGCCGGAAAAACAGCCGGTGATCATCCGCAAGGAATCCAAACTCGACCGTTTCCCGACGCCTGAGCAACTGGATGACCTGCCAGCCCGCCCGCGCGGTGAGCGCCCTGCCCTGTTGACCCGCAAGGGTTGATTCAGAGGTAGCCTGCAGTGGCCCTGCCAGGGCCCTGAACGGGAAATGAAAACGCCGCCCAATGGGCGGCGTTTTCTATTGCCAAAGCAATGCTTACTTCTGCTTCACACCTTCAACACTGATATCCAGGTCCAGGGTCTGCGAAGTCGGGCCAGGGCCTTTGATGCCGAAGTCGTTCAGGTTAAGGGTGGTGGTGGCGTTGAAACCAGCGCGCTCACCGCCCCATGGGTCCTTGCCTTCACCGTTGAAGGTAGCCTTGAAGGTGACCGGCTTGGTTACGCCGTGCATGGTCAGGTCGCCAGTCACGTCAGCAGTCTTTTCACCCGTCGACTTGACGGCGGTAGAGACAAACTTGGCTTCAGGGTACTTCTTCACGTCGAGGAAGTCGGCGCTGGCGATGTGCTTGTCACGCTCGGCATGGTTGGACGTCAGGCTGGCGGTTTTCAGGTCGACGCTGATCTTGCTGGCTTCAGGCTTGGCGCTGTCCCAAGTGAAGTTGCCATCGAAGTCCTTGAAGGTGCCGTGAATGAAGCTGTAACCCAGGTGGCTGATCTTCCAGTCGACGAACGCGTGCTGGCCTTCCTTGTCGATCTTGTACTCGGCAGCCATGACCTGGCCGGCGGAAAGCAGAGCGGTACCGAGCGCCAGAGCGGCAAAAGTCTTTTTCAACATCCTTATGTCCTTCCTATGCAATTGAGTTGAGGGTCAAGCTTTGCGGCCCAACATGCGAGTCAGGGTCGCGTCACGGTCGATGAAATGGTGCTTGAGCGCTGCCAGGGCATGCAGCACGGCAAAAATGACCAGGCCCCAGGCCAGCCAGAGATGAATCACACCCGCCACATCTGCCTGGTCAGGCAGGTCGCTGACCAGTGCCGGCACTTCGAACAGGCCGAACACCGGAATGCCGACGCCGTCGGCGGTGGAAATCAGGTAACCGGCCGCCATCACCGCAAACAGACCAAGGTACAGGGCCAGATGGCCCAGCTTGGCCGCCAGGCGTGTGACTGCGCCATGGTTGGCCGGTGCCGGTGGTGGTGGGCTGATGAAACGCCAGACCACTCGCAGCAGCATCACCGCCAGCAGCACCAGGCCGATGCTCTTGTGCAGGTCCGGGCCTGCTTTGCGCCAAGGGCTGTAGTAGTCGAGGCCGACCATCCACAGGCCCAGGCCGAACAGGCCAAAGACTGCCAGTGCCACGCCCCAGTGCAGGACGATACTGACCATGCCGTAGCGAGAAGGTGAATTGCGCAGTTGCATGTTGGCGTGTATCCCCGTGAAAGCTGTGCACAGACTAACGCGTAACGTATCGAATAAAAGCGGAAAAACTTGCTCTGGTTTATCGAGAAATCCGATATGTATTCTGTAAGCTTCCCATTAAGGAAACATTAACGATAGTCGGGGAAATAGAGGTTGCCAGTACTGGCCTCTTCGCAGCACAAGGCTGCTCCTACAGGGGTGCGGTGCCTGTAGGAGCAGCCTTGTGCTGCGAAGAGGCCGGCACTGTCGATCAATCAGCCAGCCTTTGCCTGGGTATTGGCCACAGGCTTTTTGGCAGGCTCGGACTTGGCAGTGGCTTTCTTGATCTCGGCAGGCTTATGCGCCGGCTTGTGTGCCGGCGCATGCTTGGCCGGGGATGCCTTGGTTGGCGCAGGCTTGGCCGCCGCCTCTTTGACCACTGGTGCTGGTGCTACCGGGGCCGGCGCGGCTTGTGGAGCAGGCGCAGGTACCGGCGCCACTTCCTCGGCCCTGGCGATTGGCTCAGCCTTCACCGCTGGCGTTTCAGCCCCACCAAACAGGCGCTTGAAGAAGCCTGGCTTGTCCTGCTTGGCCTCTTCGACCTTCTGCGGCTCGGCTTTGACAGGTGCCTTGTCAGCCTTGTCGCCCTTGTCGGACGAACCCCCAAACATATTGGAGAAGAACCCGCCCTTGCTGTCCTTGGCCGCCGCCGCACCGGCTGCCGCTGCCGCAACCGGCACCGCCTTGGCGGGGTCGAACGACTTGCCGGCCAACAGGTCCTGTGCCTGGCTGGCGGCACGCTGGCCACTGCGCAGGGCGCCTTCCAAGGTGCCAGGGTACAGGGCGTCGGTATGCTCACCGGCAAAGGTGATGCGCTGCACCGGGCGCTCCCACAGGCGCCAGTATTTGCTGATCTGACCCGGGCCATAGGCCAGATAGGCGCCGCCGGTTCCAGCATCGGTGCTATAGCGCTTCACCTCATAACCGGTGAAGGCACCGCGGGCCTGCGGATAGAAGGCATGCAGGCGGATCAGCACCTGATCGACCATCTGCTTGTCGCCAAACGCTTGCAGCAGGCGGGCGTTGTCGCCAGAAAGGTTGATCACCACGTTGGCGCCGCCCTTGAGCGCTGGCTCGATCCACAGCATGCCGAGGCCGGCGTTACTGAAGATTTCGCCCGACATGCGTGCGCGGCTTTCCCACACTGGCTTCTTGAATTTGAGCATCAGCTGGTCGCGCCAGCCATAGTTGGTACCTTTGAGCGCCGCCAGGTGCTGGTTGTCCAGGCCTGGGGTCATCTGGATCTTGGCCAGGGCGCGCAGCGGCACAGCCATCACCAGGTAATCCGCCTGGTAGCCGACACTGCCGACTTTTACCGTTACGCCATCCTTGTCCTGAACGATAGCGGTGACCGGCGAATTGGTCTTGATGGTTTTCAGTTGCTTGACGAAGGCCTGGGCCAGCACCGGGCTGCCACCTGGCAGGCGTGCAGCACGCAGGTCGCGGTCGCTGACACCGCGGTACACGCGGTTCTGCTGGGCGAAGTACAGCAGCGACAGGCGCGATGGCTCATCGTAACGGGTACGGATTTGCTGGTTGACCAACTGACGGGCG includes the following:
- the rhlE_3 gene encoding ATP-dependent RNA helicase RhlE (*Name rhlE_3) → MSFASLGLSEALVRAIEAAGYTQPTPVQQRAIPAVLQGRDLMVAAQTGTGKTGGFALPILERLFPAGHPDKSQRHGPRQPRVLVLTPTRELAAQVHDSFKVYARDLPLVSACIFGGVGMNPQVQAIAKGVDVLVACPGRLLDLAGQGKVDLAHVEILVLDEADRMLDMGFIHDVKKVLARLPAKRQNLLFSATFSKDITDLADKLLHNPERIEVTPPNTTVERIEQRVYRLPASHKRALLAHLITLGAWEQVLVFTRTKHGANRLAEYLEKQGLTAAAIHGNKSQNARTKALADFKANSVRVLVATDIAARGLDIDQLPHVVNFELPNVEEDYVHRIGRTGRAGRSGEAISLVAPDEEKLLKSIERVTRQKIADGDLMGFDASQVEAEKPEVRERPQNNGRGGRNQQARGEGGKDTNGGRKDKGKDKGKAKPQAADKPADKEKSGDRQQQPRKPRDKKPRQPQQQASSNSAPQAQGNRDPEEFLDDDIDNFGNRADYVSPYQGKNQGRNRRPGGGAGQAQGTGQRSNTGGQGQARNGGQQRNGGSAGGEKRPPRANNGGGARREGGGGRGRPARDDAARQEPAVRNPRQPEKQPVIIRKESKLDRFPTPEQLDDLPARPRGERPALLTRKG
- the yceI gene encoding Protein YceI (*Name yceI), with the protein product MLKKTFAALALGTALLSAGQVMAAEYKIDKEGQHAFVDWKISHLGYSFIHGTFKDFDGNFTWDSAKPEASKISVDLKTASLTSNHAERDKHIASADFLDVKKYPEAKFVSTAVKSTGEKTADVTGDLTMHGVTKPVTFKATFNGEGKDPWGGERAGFNATTTLNLNDFGIKGPGPTSQTLDLDISVEGVKQK
- the yceJ gene encoding Cytochrome b561 (*Name yceJ) produces the protein MQLRNSPSRYGMVSIVLHWGVALAVFGLFGLGLWMVGLDYYSPWRKAGPDLHKSIGLVLLAVMLLRVVWRFISPPPPAPANHGAVTRLAAKLGHLALYLGLFAVMAAGYLISTADGVGIPVFGLFEVPALVSDLPDQADVAGVIHLWLAWGLVIFAVLHALAALKHHFIDRDATLTRMLGRKA
- the mnmC_3 gene encoding tRNA 5-methylaminomethyl-2-thiouridine biosynthesis bifunctional protein MnmC (*Name mnmC_3); amino-acid sequence: MAAAWVRLCALVLIGVSSGAALAKDKTPTAIVVGGGLAGLTAAYELQNKGWQVTLLEAKSGMGGRSGLATSEWIGNAKAQPVLNQYLDRFKLETLPAPEFVRTPGYLIDGEYFSATDLATKQPATAEALKRYEKTLDDLARSIDDPLNPQATSTLFALDQINVSTWLDKLQLPATARQLVNQQIRTRYDEPSRLSLLYFAQQNRVYRGVSDRDLRAARLPGGSPVLAQAFVKQLKTIKTNSPVTAIVQDKDGVTVKVGSVGYQADYLVMAVPLRALAKIQMTPGLDNQHLAALKGTNYGWRDQLMLKFKKPVWESRARMSGEIFSNAGLGMLWIEPALKGGANVVINLSGDNARLLQAFGDKQMVDQVLIRLHAFYPQARGAFTGYEVKRYSTDAGTGGAYLAYGPGQISKYWRLWERPVQRITFAGEHTDALYPGTLEGALRSGQRAASQAQDLLAGKSFDPAKAVPVAAAAAGAAAAKDSKGGFFSNMFGGSSDKGDKADKAPVKAEPQKVEEAKQDKPGFFKRLFGGAETPAVKAEPIARAEEVAPVPAPAPQAAPAPVAPAPVVKEAAAKPAPTKASPAKHAPAHKPAHKPAEIKKATAKSEPAKKPVANTQAKAG